The proteins below come from a single Miscanthus floridulus cultivar M001 chromosome 1, ASM1932011v1, whole genome shotgun sequence genomic window:
- the LOC136550352 gene encoding pre-mRNA-processing factor 39-1-like isoform X1 has product MEQDHSAAVGSADSGAAAFDFATGNPPSSAVTGGSAVAPDSGAQAADASAYQAEHTALNGTAGDMANYQTGAAENGEAVTNEMGEPVPEPYYEEAVLSAEEARLWSVVTANSLDFNAWTALIDETEKDAENNILKIRKVYDSFLAEFPLCFGYWKKYADHEARLDGVSKVIEVYERAVLAVTYSVDIWYNYCQFAISTYDDPDIIRRLFERGLAYVGTDYRSNILWDEYIKYEESLEAWSHLAVIYTRVLEHPIQQLDRYFNCLKELASKHSFSEILTAEEASVYVVTSETSAQAPDGEAHPDDVDKPGQPEISSSTDAENLAKYVSMREEMYKKAKEYESKIIGFELAIRRPYFHVKPLDNPELENWHNYLDFIEKEEDINKVIKLYERCVIACANYSEFWIRYVQCMEDKGSLDLANNALARATHVFVKKQPEIHLFSARFKELNGDISGARAEYQHLYSDLCPGFLEAIVKHSNMEHRLGEKELSCTVYEKAIAAEKGKEQSQLLPTLLIQYSRFLFLAVRDLEKAREILNVLHEQLNVTKPVLEAVIHLESIFPCEKRIEFLGSLVEKFVTPESSQGEVASLVDKEEISSIFLEFLDLFGDAKSIKKALTRHTTLFSCKRSILPSKKRKGDDAVVSDRDKFAKTGATQSATGTDPNASNPPVWPATSEASGQQWGASYAQQATYPAYGTYDYSHQMPQPAPQAAAYGAYPPSYSAQTYTQQSYAQPTAIPAAPVPAVVPAATPASAYPQQPAAAPQPYYGTTYY; this is encoded by the exons ATGGAGCAAGATCACAGCGCAGCGGTCGGCAGCGCGGACTCTGGTGCCGCGGCTTTTGATTTTGCGACTGGCAATCCACCTAGCTCGGCTGTGACCGGCGGAAGCGCCGTGGCCCCCGACAGTGGTGCTCAGGCAGCTGATGCCTCTGCCTACCAGGCCGAGCACACGGCGTTGAATGGGACGGCTGGCGATATGGCTAATTACCAAACAGGAGCTGCAGAGAACGGCGAAGCCGTCACCAACGAGATGGGCGAGCCGGTTCCTGAGCCATACTACGAGGAAG CTGTGCTTTCAGCAGAAGAGGCTAGATTATGGAGTGTTGTTACTGCGAATTCCTTAGATTTTAATGCCTGGACCGCGCTTATTGATGAAACGGAGAAAGATGCTGAG AACAATATTTTGAAGATACGGAAAGTGTATGATTCGTTTCTTGCGGAATTCCCTCTGTGCTTTGGGTATTGGAAGAAATATGCTGATCATGAAGCGAGACTTGATGGCGTTAGTAAAGTTATAGAGGTGTATGAACGAGCAGTTCTTGCAGTTACTTATTCAGTGGACATTTGGTATAACTATTGTCAGTTCGCAATTTCAACATATGATGACCCAGATATCATCCGAAG ACTGTTTGAACGTGGCTTGGCATACGTTGGAACAGATTATCGTTCCAATATTTTGTGGGATGAGTATATTAAGTATGAAGAGTCACTGGAGGCTTGGAGTCATCTAGCTGTTATATATACAAGAGTATTGGAGCATCCCATCCAGCAGCTTGATCGGTATTTTAACTG CCTCAAGGAATTGGCTTCGAAGCACAGTTTTTCAGAAATACTTACTGCAGAAGAAGCCTCGGTGTATGTTGTCACGTCTGAGACCAGTGCTCAAGCGCCTGATGGTGAGGCACATCCCGATGATGTCGATAAGCCTGGTCAACCAGAAATTTCATCTTCAACAGACGCAGAGAACCTTGCAAAGTATGTCTCCATGAGGGAAGAGATGTACAAGAAGGCTAAAGAGTATGAATCTAAGATTATTGGTTTTGAGCTAGCTATTAGAAGGCCATATTTTCACGTCAAGCCTCTTGACAATCCAGAGCTTGAAAATTGGCATAACTACCTTGACTTTATCGAGAAGGAAGAAGACATTAATAAG GTTATCAAATTGTATGAAAGGTGTGTAATTGCATGTGCTAATTATTCAGAATTCTGGATCCGCTATGTGCAATGTATGGAGGATAAAGGGAGTCTAGATCTAGCAAACAATGCCCTGGCTCGTGCTACTCATGTGTTTGTGAAG AAGCAGCCGGAGATCCATCTGTTTAGTGCGAGGTTTAAGGAGCTTAATGGGGATATTTCTGGAGCACGTGCAGAATATCAGCATCTTTACTCAGATTTATGTCCTGGCTTTCTAGAGGCCATTGTGAAGCATTCTAATATGGAACACCGCCTG GGAGAGAAAGAATTATCCTGCACAGTTTATGAAAAGGCCATCGCTGCTGAGAAGGGAAAGGAACAGAGCCAGCTCTTGCCAACGTTGCTTATTCAGTACTCCCGTTTCttatttttg GCCGTCCGAGACTTGGAGAAGGCAAGGGAGATATTAAATGTGCTGCATGAGCAGTTAAATGTAACAAAGCCAGTGCTTGAG GCTGTCATCCATCTAGAGTCGATTTTTCCATGCGAAAAGCGTATTGAATTTTTAGGCTCACTTGTGGAGAAGTTTGTTACACCTGAATCATCTCAGGGAGAGGTGGCAAGTCTAGTTGACAAAGAAGAAATATCTTCCATATTTTTAGAG TTTTTGGATCTCTTTGGGGATGCAAAGTCAATCAAGAAGGCTTTAACTCGGCATACAACTCTTTTTTCATGTAAGAGAAGCATTCTGCCATCAAAGAAACGGAAAGGAGATGATGCTGTTGTGTCAGACAGGGACAAATTTGCTAAAACTGGGGCTACACAGTCAGCCACGGGAACTGATCCAAATGCTTCCAATCCTCCTGTTTGGCCTGCAACTTCTGAAGCATCTGGGCAACAATGGGGAGCTTCTTATGCACAGCAG GCTACGTATCCTGCATATGGAACTTATGACTACAGCCATCAAATGCCTCAGCCTGCTCCTCAAGCAGCTGCCTATGGTGCTTATCCTCCATCATACTCTGCTCAG ACCTATACACAACAAAGCTACGCACAACCTACAGCAATTCCAGCAGCTCCAGTGCCAGCAGTGGTACCAGCAGCTACACCGGCATCAGCTTACCCTCAGCAGCCTGCGGCAGCTCCTCAACCTTATTATGGCACAACCTACTACTGA
- the LOC136504359 gene encoding protein WEAK CHLOROPLAST MOVEMENT UNDER BLUE LIGHT-like 1 isoform X2: protein MQVEALQKAVQGLSEQYKKDCMDAHLRIAQLEAENISIMSRQSETDGECEALRGELAAVRADLDAARESVAFVLREVEAMETRAILEREGTKDALARILQLNETVLSSAVAAIRAEEERSVFFQESTLQLLDSDRNLEVIRRQIEMMERMEMELLAKTVEVEYLRAELKQAKEIYVSPPRDSDATTVLSAAGCSNLDGHDQVQGREQTAVEDTEAELEFTFQHSPGLSFVSDEIFRQDSHAVPSGGSQMEFGISEDLAENQNKQGAAVMVGDTTVAEGNSDAQETRCLVAKISGEDNYANQPRVKFKCTEADSNQEPAEPDGALPDFTTCQANDVIVQDHVDTKADASFVLESSRDDFQSVHSDAKDVISIAEADDVASAANQEPRAEPAAAPTSTPREGSSDTCAFATEIVSKDEDEFYTKELEPEPGQGTRQLDGYVLVSTGGDAGAGADVAVKDKQLDEARTEISDLRFSLEEAVRRAELAEEAKAALERELREEIRRKHTPSRRRATSDSEDGWRPAAAREGARPTTPARPRPTSSSTSGTPSRALRSARPGGEDMPPPRCLTLGKVLNMKYK from the coding sequence ATGCAGGTCGAGGCTCTCCAGAAGGCCGTGCAGGGGCTCTCGGAGCAGTACAAGAAAGACTGCATGGACGCGCACCTCCGCATCGCCCAGCTGGAGGCAGAGAACATCAGCATCATGAGCCGGCAGTCGGAGACGGACGGCGAGTGCGAGGCCCTGAGGGGCGAGCTGGCCGCCGTGAGGGCCGACCTCGACGCCGCCAGGGAGTCGGTCGCCTTCGTGCTGCGAGAGGTGGAGGCCATGGAGACGAGGGCCATCCTGGAGAGGGAGGGCACCAAGGACGCCCTGGCGCGGATACTGCAGCTCAACGAGACGGTCCTGTCGTCCGCCGTCGCGGCGATCAGGGCGGAGGAGGAGAGGTCCGTCTTCTTTCAGGAGTCCACGCTCCAGTTGCTTGACTCTGACAGGAATCTGGAGGTGATCAGGAGGCAGATTGAGATGATGGAGCGCATGGAGATGGAGCTGCTGGCGAAGACGGTGGAAGTCGAGTACCTGCGGGCGGAGCTGAAGCAGGCCAAGGAGATTTACGTGTCGCCACCACGAGATTCTGATGCAACGACGGTGCTCAGTGCTGCCGGTTGCAGCAACTTGGATGGTCATGATCAGGTTCAGGGACGTGAACAAACAGCAGTGGAAGATACTGAAGCGGAGCTGGAATTCACGTTTCAGCACTCACCAGGATTATCCTTTGTCTCTGATGAGATCTTCAGACAGGATTCTCATGCCGTTCCATCTGGTGGCAGCCAGATGGAATTTGGTATATCCGAGGATTTAGCTGAGAATCAGAATAAACAAGGAGCAGCAGTGATGGTTGGGGACACGACAGTGGCTGAAGGGAACTCCGATGCTCAAGAAACAAGATGCCTTGTTGCTAAAATCTCTGGAGAAGATAACTATGCCAATCAACCACGTGTCAAATTCAAATGTACCGAAGCTGACAGCAATCAGGAACCAGCTGAGCCGGATGGCGCACTTCCAGACTTTACGACGTGCCAAGCGAATGATGTCATTGTGCAAGATCACGTGGATACGAAGGCTGACGCCAGCTTTGTCCTCGAGAGTTCCAGGGACGATTTCCAGAGCGTGCACTCTGATGCCAAGGACGTCATCAGCATCGCCGAGGCTGACGACGTCGCGAGCGCAGCGAACCAAGAACCACGAGCAGAGCCGGCCGCAGCTCCGACCTCCACGCCGCGAGAAGGCAGCTCAGATACCTGCGCCTTCGCCACGGAGATCGTCTCCAAAGACGAGGACGAGTTCTACACGAAGGAGCTGGAGCCCGAGCCTGGGCAGGGGACCAGGCAGCTGGACGGGTACGTGCTCGTGTCGACGGGCGGCGACGCCGGCGCTGGCGCCGACGTCGCGGTCAAGGACAAGCAGCTGGACGAGGCGCGCACGGAGATCAGCGACCTGCGGTTCAGCCTGGAGGAGGCCGTACGGCGGGCGGAGCTGGCCGAGGAGGCCAAGGCGGCGCTGGAGCGGGAGCTGCGGGAGGAGATCAGGAGGAAGCACACCCCGTCGCGTCGGCGCGCGACGTCGGACTCGGAGGACGGCTGGcgcccggcggcggcgcgcgaggGGGCTCGTCCGACTACGCCCGCGCGGCCGCGGCCGACGTCGTCTAGTACGTCAGGGACGCCGTCCAGGGCACTGAGGAGTGCCCGGCCGGGAGGAGAGGACATGCCGCCGCCGCGCTGCTTGACGCTGGGAAAGGTGCTGAACATGAAGTACAAGTGA
- the LOC136550352 gene encoding pre-mRNA-processing factor 39-1-like isoform X2: MEQDHSAAVGSADSGAAAFDFATGNPPSSAVTGGSAVAPDSGAQAADASAYQAEHTALNGTAGDMANYQTGAAENGEAVTNEMGEPVPEPYYEEEEARLWSVVTANSLDFNAWTALIDETEKDAENNILKIRKVYDSFLAEFPLCFGYWKKYADHEARLDGVSKVIEVYERAVLAVTYSVDIWYNYCQFAISTYDDPDIIRRLFERGLAYVGTDYRSNILWDEYIKYEESLEAWSHLAVIYTRVLEHPIQQLDRYFNCLKELASKHSFSEILTAEEASVYVVTSETSAQAPDGEAHPDDVDKPGQPEISSSTDAENLAKYVSMREEMYKKAKEYESKIIGFELAIRRPYFHVKPLDNPELENWHNYLDFIEKEEDINKVIKLYERCVIACANYSEFWIRYVQCMEDKGSLDLANNALARATHVFVKKQPEIHLFSARFKELNGDISGARAEYQHLYSDLCPGFLEAIVKHSNMEHRLGEKELSCTVYEKAIAAEKGKEQSQLLPTLLIQYSRFLFLAVRDLEKAREILNVLHEQLNVTKPVLEAVIHLESIFPCEKRIEFLGSLVEKFVTPESSQGEVASLVDKEEISSIFLEFLDLFGDAKSIKKALTRHTTLFSCKRSILPSKKRKGDDAVVSDRDKFAKTGATQSATGTDPNASNPPVWPATSEASGQQWGASYAQQATYPAYGTYDYSHQMPQPAPQAAAYGAYPPSYSAQTYTQQSYAQPTAIPAAPVPAVVPAATPASAYPQQPAAAPQPYYGTTYY; this comes from the exons ATGGAGCAAGATCACAGCGCAGCGGTCGGCAGCGCGGACTCTGGTGCCGCGGCTTTTGATTTTGCGACTGGCAATCCACCTAGCTCGGCTGTGACCGGCGGAAGCGCCGTGGCCCCCGACAGTGGTGCTCAGGCAGCTGATGCCTCTGCCTACCAGGCCGAGCACACGGCGTTGAATGGGACGGCTGGCGATATGGCTAATTACCAAACAGGAGCTGCAGAGAACGGCGAAGCCGTCACCAACGAGATGGGCGAGCCGGTTCCTGAGCCATACTACGAGGAAG AAGAGGCTAGATTATGGAGTGTTGTTACTGCGAATTCCTTAGATTTTAATGCCTGGACCGCGCTTATTGATGAAACGGAGAAAGATGCTGAG AACAATATTTTGAAGATACGGAAAGTGTATGATTCGTTTCTTGCGGAATTCCCTCTGTGCTTTGGGTATTGGAAGAAATATGCTGATCATGAAGCGAGACTTGATGGCGTTAGTAAAGTTATAGAGGTGTATGAACGAGCAGTTCTTGCAGTTACTTATTCAGTGGACATTTGGTATAACTATTGTCAGTTCGCAATTTCAACATATGATGACCCAGATATCATCCGAAG ACTGTTTGAACGTGGCTTGGCATACGTTGGAACAGATTATCGTTCCAATATTTTGTGGGATGAGTATATTAAGTATGAAGAGTCACTGGAGGCTTGGAGTCATCTAGCTGTTATATATACAAGAGTATTGGAGCATCCCATCCAGCAGCTTGATCGGTATTTTAACTG CCTCAAGGAATTGGCTTCGAAGCACAGTTTTTCAGAAATACTTACTGCAGAAGAAGCCTCGGTGTATGTTGTCACGTCTGAGACCAGTGCTCAAGCGCCTGATGGTGAGGCACATCCCGATGATGTCGATAAGCCTGGTCAACCAGAAATTTCATCTTCAACAGACGCAGAGAACCTTGCAAAGTATGTCTCCATGAGGGAAGAGATGTACAAGAAGGCTAAAGAGTATGAATCTAAGATTATTGGTTTTGAGCTAGCTATTAGAAGGCCATATTTTCACGTCAAGCCTCTTGACAATCCAGAGCTTGAAAATTGGCATAACTACCTTGACTTTATCGAGAAGGAAGAAGACATTAATAAG GTTATCAAATTGTATGAAAGGTGTGTAATTGCATGTGCTAATTATTCAGAATTCTGGATCCGCTATGTGCAATGTATGGAGGATAAAGGGAGTCTAGATCTAGCAAACAATGCCCTGGCTCGTGCTACTCATGTGTTTGTGAAG AAGCAGCCGGAGATCCATCTGTTTAGTGCGAGGTTTAAGGAGCTTAATGGGGATATTTCTGGAGCACGTGCAGAATATCAGCATCTTTACTCAGATTTATGTCCTGGCTTTCTAGAGGCCATTGTGAAGCATTCTAATATGGAACACCGCCTG GGAGAGAAAGAATTATCCTGCACAGTTTATGAAAAGGCCATCGCTGCTGAGAAGGGAAAGGAACAGAGCCAGCTCTTGCCAACGTTGCTTATTCAGTACTCCCGTTTCttatttttg GCCGTCCGAGACTTGGAGAAGGCAAGGGAGATATTAAATGTGCTGCATGAGCAGTTAAATGTAACAAAGCCAGTGCTTGAG GCTGTCATCCATCTAGAGTCGATTTTTCCATGCGAAAAGCGTATTGAATTTTTAGGCTCACTTGTGGAGAAGTTTGTTACACCTGAATCATCTCAGGGAGAGGTGGCAAGTCTAGTTGACAAAGAAGAAATATCTTCCATATTTTTAGAG TTTTTGGATCTCTTTGGGGATGCAAAGTCAATCAAGAAGGCTTTAACTCGGCATACAACTCTTTTTTCATGTAAGAGAAGCATTCTGCCATCAAAGAAACGGAAAGGAGATGATGCTGTTGTGTCAGACAGGGACAAATTTGCTAAAACTGGGGCTACACAGTCAGCCACGGGAACTGATCCAAATGCTTCCAATCCTCCTGTTTGGCCTGCAACTTCTGAAGCATCTGGGCAACAATGGGGAGCTTCTTATGCACAGCAG GCTACGTATCCTGCATATGGAACTTATGACTACAGCCATCAAATGCCTCAGCCTGCTCCTCAAGCAGCTGCCTATGGTGCTTATCCTCCATCATACTCTGCTCAG ACCTATACACAACAAAGCTACGCACAACCTACAGCAATTCCAGCAGCTCCAGTGCCAGCAGTGGTACCAGCAGCTACACCGGCATCAGCTTACCCTCAGCAGCCTGCGGCAGCTCCTCAACCTTATTATGGCACAACCTACTACTGA
- the LOC136504359 gene encoding protein WEAK CHLOROPLAST MOVEMENT UNDER BLUE LIGHT-like 1 isoform X1 has product MAEIDTTPVESVKAAVDLFDRGSEQSRLSPHGNEEDQIAILTKELATCKLQLELRENQHKQATMQVEALQKAVQGLSEQYKKDCMDAHLRIAQLEAENISIMSRQSETDGECEALRGELAAVRADLDAARESVAFVLREVEAMETRAILEREGTKDALARILQLNETVLSSAVAAIRAEEERSVFFQESTLQLLDSDRNLEVIRRQIEMMERMEMELLAKTVEVEYLRAELKQAKEIYVSPPRDSDATTVLSAAGCSNLDGHDQVQGREQTAVEDTEAELEFTFQHSPGLSFVSDEIFRQDSHAVPSGGSQMEFGISEDLAENQNKQGAAVMVGDTTVAEGNSDAQETRCLVAKISGEDNYANQPRVKFKCTEADSNQEPAEPDGALPDFTTCQANDVIVQDHVDTKADASFVLESSRDDFQSVHSDAKDVISIAEADDVASAANQEPRAEPAAAPTSTPREGSSDTCAFATEIVSKDEDEFYTKELEPEPGQGTRQLDGYVLVSTGGDAGAGADVAVKDKQLDEARTEISDLRFSLEEAVRRAELAEEAKAALERELREEIRRKHTPSRRRATSDSEDGWRPAAAREGARPTTPARPRPTSSSTSGTPSRALRSARPGGEDMPPPRCLTLGKVLNMKYK; this is encoded by the exons ATGGCCGAGATCGACACTACGCCAGTAGAATCCGTGAAGGCAGCAGTGGATCTCTTCGACCGGGGAAGCGAACAGAGCAGGCTTAGTCCACACGGGAAT GAGGAAGATCAGATTGCCATCTTAACCAAGGAGCTCGCGACCTGCAAGCTGCAGCTGGAATTGAGAGAGAACCAGCACAAGCAAGCCACGATGCAGGTCGAGGCTCTCCAGAAGGCCGTGCAGGGGCTCTCGGAGCAGTACAAGAAAGACTGCATGGACGCGCACCTCCGCATCGCCCAGCTGGAGGCAGAGAACATCAGCATCATGAGCCGGCAGTCGGAGACGGACGGCGAGTGCGAGGCCCTGAGGGGCGAGCTGGCCGCCGTGAGGGCCGACCTCGACGCCGCCAGGGAGTCGGTCGCCTTCGTGCTGCGAGAGGTGGAGGCCATGGAGACGAGGGCCATCCTGGAGAGGGAGGGCACCAAGGACGCCCTGGCGCGGATACTGCAGCTCAACGAGACGGTCCTGTCGTCCGCCGTCGCGGCGATCAGGGCGGAGGAGGAGAGGTCCGTCTTCTTTCAGGAGTCCACGCTCCAGTTGCTTGACTCTGACAGGAATCTGGAGGTGATCAGGAGGCAGATTGAGATGATGGAGCGCATGGAGATGGAGCTGCTGGCGAAGACGGTGGAAGTCGAGTACCTGCGGGCGGAGCTGAAGCAGGCCAAGGAGATTTACGTGTCGCCACCACGAGATTCTGATGCAACGACGGTGCTCAGTGCTGCCGGTTGCAGCAACTTGGATGGTCATGATCAGGTTCAGGGACGTGAACAAACAGCAGTGGAAGATACTGAAGCGGAGCTGGAATTCACGTTTCAGCACTCACCAGGATTATCCTTTGTCTCTGATGAGATCTTCAGACAGGATTCTCATGCCGTTCCATCTGGTGGCAGCCAGATGGAATTTGGTATATCCGAGGATTTAGCTGAGAATCAGAATAAACAAGGAGCAGCAGTGATGGTTGGGGACACGACAGTGGCTGAAGGGAACTCCGATGCTCAAGAAACAAGATGCCTTGTTGCTAAAATCTCTGGAGAAGATAACTATGCCAATCAACCACGTGTCAAATTCAAATGTACCGAAGCTGACAGCAATCAGGAACCAGCTGAGCCGGATGGCGCACTTCCAGACTTTACGACGTGCCAAGCGAATGATGTCATTGTGCAAGATCACGTGGATACGAAGGCTGACGCCAGCTTTGTCCTCGAGAGTTCCAGGGACGATTTCCAGAGCGTGCACTCTGATGCCAAGGACGTCATCAGCATCGCCGAGGCTGACGACGTCGCGAGCGCAGCGAACCAAGAACCACGAGCAGAGCCGGCCGCAGCTCCGACCTCCACGCCGCGAGAAGGCAGCTCAGATACCTGCGCCTTCGCCACGGAGATCGTCTCCAAAGACGAGGACGAGTTCTACACGAAGGAGCTGGAGCCCGAGCCTGGGCAGGGGACCAGGCAGCTGGACGGGTACGTGCTCGTGTCGACGGGCGGCGACGCCGGCGCTGGCGCCGACGTCGCGGTCAAGGACAAGCAGCTGGACGAGGCGCGCACGGAGATCAGCGACCTGCGGTTCAGCCTGGAGGAGGCCGTACGGCGGGCGGAGCTGGCCGAGGAGGCCAAGGCGGCGCTGGAGCGGGAGCTGCGGGAGGAGATCAGGAGGAAGCACACCCCGTCGCGTCGGCGCGCGACGTCGGACTCGGAGGACGGCTGGcgcccggcggcggcgcgcgaggGGGCTCGTCCGACTACGCCCGCGCGGCCGCGGCCGACGTCGTCTAGTACGTCAGGGACGCCGTCCAGGGCACTGAGGAGTGCCCGGCCGGGAGGAGAGGACATGCCGCCGCCGCGCTGCTTGACGCTGGGAAAGGTGCTGAACATGAAGTACAAGTGA
- the LOC136504355 gene encoding pentatricopeptide repeat-containing protein At1g10270-like encodes MALYRRILLLRRLSHLHPSPAPAICSSPPPTVAGLLTPTGRRHFAFSSAEEAAAERRRRKRRLRIEPPINALRRSPPPPRDPNAPRLPDTTSALVGPRLSLHNRVQSLIRSGDLDGASVAARAAVSSRVRPTVFTCNAVAAAMVRTARHDDAVALFEFFFRRSNIVPNIVSYNTLILAHCEANRVDTAMQVYHDMLASAPFSPSAVTYRHLTKGLVAAGRLRDALDLLREMLSRNAGADSLVYNNLIAGYIDLGDWDRAFELFNELAERCLVYDGVVHTTFMEGYWKQGKDKEAMENYQSLLERGFKMTPATCNVLLETLFKHGKHKEANDLWETMIDNHSPPSFIGINAESYNVMVNQCFREGKFKEAIEVFHRQPRKNVQMDVGCFNNIIGKLCENGMLAEAEKLFEEMETKSVLPDVYTYTYLVDSCFKEGRVEDTMQYFYKMADGREHGPKFNIGFFNRMFEGLTEAGRIDDALKVYGRMPDKEIKPNTTTFEILVKALCKEGDLDQARCLVMDMARGGIVPHPEFCESVVDFFKKADRQEEIEKAFEEKPMPTPQPRTEYQLRTEYRSRNAVGAAQVKQPGFSSAPAVEPGFVYSQPQQSTFSNNQNRQPEFGSSHSWNPGFGAPRAQPGYGAPQPVHAVVGSSQPQLPQFGASQGVPGYSNIGNQPQQPQFGASQGVPGYSNMENQHGQFGSPHGEPKFSNHPPQVGYGAQLLQSGYRFEPQQEQAGFGNRGALPAYVASSQPSYGSRWSSSGYGSTQGQLGYGGPQAQSHESQLPHHQTSFGMPHVQHNNDFYRYTPGYRPSNGLQGFDAPHGDSETASSKDHQETTTPEDRQQVAFLKA; translated from the coding sequence ATGGCGCTCTACCGTCGTATCCTGCTCCTCCGCCGCCTCTCCCACCTCCACCCCTCGCCCGCCCCCGCCATCTGCTCCTCACCCCCACCCACCGTCGCGGGGCTCCTCACCCCCACGGGGCGCCGCCACTTCGCCTTCTCGTCCGCCGAGGAAGCCGCtgccgagcgccgccgccgcaagCGCCGCCTCCGCATCGAGCCTCCGATCAACGCGCTCCGCCGTTCCCCGCCTCCCCCGCGGGACCCCAACGCGCCCCGCCTCCCGGACACCACCTCCGCGCTCGTCGGCCCGCGCCTCAGCCTCCACAACCGCGTCCAGTCCCTCATCCGCTCGGGTGATCTCGACGGCGCCTCCGTCGCCGCCCGCGCTGCCGTCTCCTCCCGCGTCCGGCCCACCGTCTTCACCTGCAACGCTGTGGCCGCGGCCATGGTCCGCACCGCCCGccacgatgacgccgtcgccctCTTCGAATTCTTCTTCCGCCGCTCCAACATCGTCCCCAACATCGTCTCCTACAACACCCTCATTCTCGCACACTGCGAGGCCAACCGCGTCGACACCGCGATGCAGGTGTACCACGACATGCTCGCGTCTGCGCCCTTCTCCCCCTCTGCCGTCACCTACCGCCACCTCACCAAGGGTCTCGTCGCTGCCGGCCGCCTCCGTGACGCGCTCGACCTCCTCCGAGAGATGCTCTCCCGCAACGCTGGCGCCGACTCCCTCGTCTACAACAAcctcatcgctggctacatcgaTCTCGGCGACTGGGACAGGGCCTTCGAGCTCTTCAACGAGCTCGCAGAGAGGTGCCTTGTCTACGACGGTGTCGTCCACACCACCTTCATGGAGGGGTACTGGAAACAGGGCAAGGACAAGGAGGCCATGGAGAACTACCAGTCCCTTCTGGAACGGGGCTTTAAGATGACGCCAGCCACCTGCAACGTCCTGCTTGAGACACTCTTCAAGCACGGCAAGCATAAGGAGGCCAACGACCTATGGGAAACCATGATTGACAACCACAGCCCGCCAAGCTTCATCGGCATCAACGCCGAGTCCTACAATGTCATGGTTAACCAGTGCTTCAGGGAGGGCAAGTTCAAGGAGGCAATTGAGGTCTTCCACCGCCAGCCCAGGAAGAACGTCCAAATGGATGTTGGTTGCTTCAACAACATCATTGGCAAACTCTGTGAGAATGGGATGCTAGCTGAGGCAGAAAAGCTCTTTGAGGAAATGGAGACGAAGTCTGTCCTTCCAGATGTGTACACCTACACTTACCTTGTTGACTCGTGCTTCAAGGAAGGTCGTGTGGAAGATACAATGCAGTATTTCTACAAAATGGCAGATGGGAGGGAGCATGGGCCAAAGTTCAATATTGGTTTCTTCAACCGCATGTTTGAAGGACTTACAGAAGCTGGCCGGATTGATGATGCCTTGAAGGTGTACGGGAGGATGCCTGATAAGGAGATCAAACCAAACACGACCACTTTTGAAATCCTTGTCAAAGCCTTATGCAAAGAAGGGGACTTGGATCAGGCAAGGTGCCTAGTGATGGACATGGCAAGGGGTGGCATTGTGCCTCATCCGGAGTTCTGTGAGTCTGTTGTTGACTTTTTCAAGAAGGCTGATCGACAGGAAGAAATTGAGAAAGCTTTTGAAGAAAAACCTATGCCAACACCTCAGCCAAGGACAGAGTATCAGTTGAGGACTGAGTATCGCTCTCGCAATGCAGTTGGTGCTGCTCAAGTAAAACAACCTGGCTTTAGCTCTGCTCCAGCGGTGGAGCCTGGATTTGTTTACTCTCAGCCACAACAGTCAACATTTAGTAACAATCAGAATAGGCAGCCTGAGTTTGGCTCATCTCATTCATGGAATCCTGGTTTTGGTGCTCCTCGAGCGCAGCCTGGATATGGTGCACCTCAGCCTGTACATGCTGTAGTTGGTTCGTCTCAGCCACAGCTGCCACAGTTTGGTGCTTCTCAGGGTGTACCAGGATATAGTAACATAGGAAATCAGCCACAACAGCCACAGTTTGGTGCTTCTCAGGGTGTACCAGGATACAGTAACATGGAAAATCAGCATGGTCAGTTTGGCTCTCCACATGGAGAACCAAAATTTAGCAACCATCCACCACAAGTTGGGTATGGTGCCCAATTGCTTCAGTCAGGGTATCGCTTTGAGCCCCAACAAGAACAGGCCGGATTTGGAAATCGAGGAGCGCTGCCTGCATATGTGGCTTCAAGCCAACCCTCATATGGTTCCCGCTGGAGCTCAAGTGGTTATGGATCAACCCAAGGGCAACTGGGATACGGTGGCCCTCAAGCGCAGTCACATGAATCTCAGTTACCACATCACCAGACAAGTTTTGGCATGCCACATGTCCAACATAACAATGACTTCTATAGATACACCCCTGGATACAGGCCGTCTAATGGTCTGCAGGGATTTGATGCTCCCCATGGTGATTCTGAAACTGCTTCATCTAAAGACCATCAAGAGACTACCACTCCTGAAGATCGGCAACAAGTAGCATTTCTGAAAGCATGA